The genomic DNA GCCTCGTCGCGGATGCGCTGCAGCAGGTACAGGCCCTCGCTGTTGCGCGGCATGATCACCGGGTCGGCCTCGGCGGGGACCCACACCTCCTCGAGCCGCTTGGCCAGGCCGATGACGGCCACGTCGGTCACCCCGAGTTCCTCGAGCACGGCGGCCGCGGCGTTCACCTGGGGTGCGCCGCCGTCGACGACGTACAGGTTGGGCGGATAGGCGAAGCGACGCGCCTTGCCGTCCTCGATCAGCGGACGGTCGGCCTCGCCGATGTGGCGCAGGAAGCGTCGCCGGGTCACCTCGGCGATCGACGCCACGTCGTCGCTGCGGCCGTCGCCCGCGGCCTCCCTGATCGCGAAGTGCCGGTAGTCCGACTTGCGGGGCAGACCGTCCTCGAAGACCACCAGCGATGCGACCACGTCGGTGCCCTGCACGTGGCTGATGTCGACGCACTCGATCCGCAGCGGCGCATCGGCCAGCCCCAAGAACTCCTGAATGCTCTGCAGCGCAGCCGATCTCGCGGTGAAGTCACCCGCGCGCTTGAGCTTGTGCTGCGTCAGCGCCTCCTTGGCGTTGCGGTGCACCGTCTCGGCCAACGCCCGCTTGTCGCCGCGCACCGGCACGCGCAACCGCACCCGTGACCCGCGCAGGCCCGTCAGCCAGGTGGTCAGTTCCTCGGCGTTCTCCGGCAGGCACGGGACCAGCACCTCGCGCGGCACCGGCGCATTCGCCTCGTCCGCCGAGCCGCCCAGCTCGGCCTGCTCGCCGTAGAACTGCGTGATGAACTGCTCGACGAGGTGCTCCTGGCCGGATTCGCCGGGCTCGCCGGACTTCTCGACCACCCAGCCGCGCTGACCGCGCACCCGGCCGCCACGGACGTGGAACACCTGCACGGCCGCCTCGAGGTCGTCGTCGGCGAACGCCACGACGTCGGCGTCCGTGCCGTCGCCGAACACGACGGTCTGCTTCTCGAGCGCCCGCTTGAGTGCACCGATGTCGTCGCGCAGCCGCGCCGCCCGCTCGAAGTCGAGTTCCTCGGCCGCGGCGTTCATCTGCTTCTCGAGGTCGCGGACGAGGCGATCGGTCTTGCCTGCGAGGAAGTCGCAGAAGTTCTCGACGATCCTGCGGTGCTGCTCGGCGGTGACGTTGCCCACGCACGGCGCCGAGCACTTGTCGATGTATCCCAGCAGGCAGGGGCGCCCGATCTGACTGTGCCGCTTGAAGACCCCGTTGGAACAGGTACGCGCCGGGAACACCCGGGTCAGCAGGTCGAGGGTCTCGCGGATGGCCCAGGCATGCGAGTACGGCCCGAAGTAGCGGACGCCCTTGCGCCGCGGCCCGCGGTAGACGAACAGCCGGGGGTACTCCTCGTTCAGCGTGACCGCCAGCACCGGGTAGGACTTGTCGTCGCGGTAGCGGATGTTGAACCGCGGGTCGAATTCCTTGATCCAGTTGTACTCGAGCTGGAGTGCCTCGACCTCGGTGTTGACGACCGTCCACTCGACGCTGCCCGCGGTGGTGACCATCTGCCTGGTCCTGGGCGCCAGCCCGGACACGTCGGCGAAGTACGAGTTCAACCGGCTGCGCAGGCTCTTGGCCTTGCCGACGTAGATGACCCGGCCCCGCGGATCGCGGAAGCGGTAGACGCCCGGCTGCAGCGGGATGGACCCGACG from Mycolicibacterium arabiense includes the following:
- the uvrC gene encoding excinuclease ABC subunit UvrC; protein product: MPDPQTYRPAVGSIPLQPGVYRFRDPRGRVIYVGKAKSLRSRLNSYFADVSGLAPRTRQMVTTAGSVEWTVVNTEVEALQLEYNWIKEFDPRFNIRYRDDKSYPVLAVTLNEEYPRLFVYRGPRRKGVRYFGPYSHAWAIRETLDLLTRVFPARTCSNGVFKRHSQIGRPCLLGYIDKCSAPCVGNVTAEQHRRIVENFCDFLAGKTDRLVRDLEKQMNAAAEELDFERAARLRDDIGALKRALEKQTVVFGDGTDADVVAFADDDLEAAVQVFHVRGGRVRGQRGWVVEKSGEPGESGQEHLVEQFITQFYGEQAELGGSADEANAPVPREVLVPCLPENAEELTTWLTGLRGSRVRLRVPVRGDKRALAETVHRNAKEALTQHKLKRAGDFTARSAALQSIQEFLGLADAPLRIECVDISHVQGTDVVASLVVFEDGLPRKSDYRHFAIREAAGDGRSDDVASIAEVTRRRFLRHIGEADRPLIEDGKARRFAYPPNLYVVDGGAPQVNAAAAVLEELGVTDVAVIGLAKRLEEVWVPAEADPVIMPRNSEGLYLLQRIRDEAHRFAISYHRSKRSKRMTASALDSVPGLGEHRRKALVTHFGSVARLKEATVDEITSVHGIGVTTARAVLEALGVEVRDAEAVAAPAEPVPDEPLIDHDRTRASG